A region from the Oncorhynchus clarkii lewisi isolate Uvic-CL-2024 chromosome 8, UVic_Ocla_1.0, whole genome shotgun sequence genome encodes:
- the LOC139415452 gene encoding E3 ubiquitin-protein ligase TRIM39-like, producing the protein MWGVELHLTKPGEEVSCDVCTEGEHKALKSCLVCLVSYCETHLEPHQRVAALTRHKLIDPVDNLEDRVCQRHSRPLEMFCRRDLTCVCQICTETDHKTHKTVPIEEECGERKAQLEKTKGKVQQMIQERKQKIQEIKNSGDLSKRDAEKGIADSVEVFTALVRCIEESQAELIEVIEKKQKAAERQAEEFIKELEQEITELQRKSTELHQLSHTENHLHLLQSSLCSLPPTKNWSEISVNKNLCVGTVMRAVSELGKTLNKEMEKLPEIKLKRIRQCAVDVSFDPDTAHLWLIVSGDGKQVRYGDGAQKLPDNPGRFNAGVCVLGKEGFSSGRFYYEVQVKEKTEWTLGVAKESINRKGSFTFYPGNGLWTVGLWDGETYEAHNKKVAVLSLKEKPQKVGVFVDYEKGEVSFYNVEASSHIYSFTGCTFTEKIYPFCYTHVKNEAPLIICPVSHSD; encoded by the coding sequence atgtggggagtTGAACTACACCTCACCAAACCAGGAGAAGAAGTGTCCTGTGATGTCTGTACTGAGGGTGAGCACAAGGCCCTGAAGTCATGTCTGGTGTGTCTGGTCTCTTACTGCGAGACTCACCTGGAGCCTCATCAGAGAGTGGCGGCCTTGACGAGACACAAGCTGATCGACCCTGTGGACAACCTGGAAGACAGGGTGTGTCAGAGACACAGCAGACCCCTGGAGATGTTCTGCAGGAGAGACCTGACGTGTGTGTGTCAAATCTGCACTGAGACCGACCACAAGACTCACAAGACAGTCCCTATAGAGGAAGAGtgtggagagaggaaggctcagctgGAGAAGACTAAGGGAAAAGTGCAGCAGATGATCCAGGAACGAAAGCAGAAGATTCAGGAGATAAAAAACTCAGGCGACCTCAGCAAGAGAGATGCCGAGAAAGGCATAGCAGATAGTGTGGAGGTCTTCACTGCTCTGGTGCGGTGCATTGAGGAAAGCCAGGCTGAGCTCATCGAGGTGATTGAGAAGAAGCAGAAAGCAGCAGAGAGGCAGGCTGAAGAGTTTATCAAAGAGTTGGAGCAGGAAATCACCGAGCTACAGAGAAAAAGCACTGAACTGCATCAGCTGTCACACACTGAgaaccacctccacctccttcaGAGTTCCCTCTGCAGCCTTCCACCTACCAAgaactggtctgagatcagtgtAAACAAGAATCTATGTGTGGGTACTGTGATGAGAGCTGTGTCTGAGCTAGGGAAGACGCtcaataaagagatggagaagttGCCTGAAATCAAGTTGAAGAGAATCAGACAGTGTGCAGTAGATGTATCTTTTGATCCTGATACAGCACATCTCTGGCTTATCGTGTCTGGTGATGGGAAACAAGTGAGATATGGAGACGGCGCACAgaagctccctgacaaccccggGAGGTTTAACGCTGGCGTCTGTGTCCTGGGAAAAGAGGGCTTCTCCTCGGGGAGATTCTACTATGAGGTGCAGGTAAAAGAAAAGACTGAATGGACTTTAGGAGTGGCAAAAGAATCCATCAACAGGAAGGGGTCTTTTACATTCTACCCGGGGAATGGATTGTGGACTGTGGGGCTTTGGGATGGGGAGACGTACGAGGCCCACAATAAAAAAGTTGCCGTTCTGTCCCTGAAAGAGAAGCCCCAGAAGGTAGGGGTGTTCGTGGATTATGAGAAGGGAGAGGTCTCCTTTTACAATGTGGAAGCCTCGTCACATATCTACTCTTTTACGGGCTGCACCTTCACTGAGAAAATCTATCCCTTTTGTTACACACATGTAAAAAACGAGGCCCCATTGATCATCTgccctgtaagtcactctgactGA